The following coding sequences lie in one Chelatococcus sp. YT9 genomic window:
- a CDS encoding NAD(P)/FAD-dependent oxidoreductase: MDRITRYDCDVVVVGGGPVGLCLALLLARKGIEVTVVEKEPDVSLDLRASTFHPPTLDMLEGLGLAETLVAQGLVCPHWQIRLHPDGDRAIFDLSVLDKDTTHPYRLQCEQWKLSLALMDALKKEPRARVLFSREVTGFLQDEDGVTVSLDSGEGADHGNAKGNGETIRARLVAGTDGARSTIRKELGLEFAGLTYPETTLLVTTHFPFEEHLEGISNVSYCWKADGNFALLKVPGRWRVSIYPREDLPIEEQLTEEAIEASLQVIVPRSERYEVIEKRPYRVHQRIVPSYVHGRVVLAGDAAHLNSPSGGMGLNGGIHDAFELAAALTAILQDHAPLDRLDLYDRRRRPIARDQILAQADANRARMREKDPEKRREILANLQAITRDPERLYAHVLKSSMIDGLRLAAAIQ, translated from the coding sequence ATGGATAGAATCACGCGGTACGACTGCGATGTGGTGGTCGTCGGCGGTGGCCCTGTTGGCCTCTGCCTTGCCTTGCTGCTTGCCAGGAAAGGCATCGAAGTCACCGTTGTGGAAAAGGAGCCGGACGTCTCCCTCGACCTTCGAGCCTCCACCTTTCATCCACCGACGCTCGATATGTTGGAGGGACTCGGCCTTGCTGAGACTCTGGTGGCGCAGGGGCTCGTCTGCCCGCATTGGCAGATCAGGCTACATCCCGACGGCGACAGGGCGATTTTCGACCTTTCCGTGCTGGACAAGGACACGACGCATCCCTACCGCCTGCAATGTGAGCAGTGGAAACTCTCGCTCGCTCTCATGGACGCGCTGAAGAAGGAGCCCCGGGCACGCGTCCTATTCAGCCGTGAAGTGACAGGCTTCCTCCAGGATGAAGACGGCGTGACGGTATCGCTCGACAGCGGCGAGGGAGCAGACCACGGCAATGCGAAAGGCAATGGGGAGACCATCCGGGCGCGGCTCGTGGCCGGAACGGACGGCGCGCGGAGTACAATCCGCAAGGAACTTGGCCTCGAATTCGCTGGGCTGACCTATCCCGAAACAACGCTGCTCGTCACGACTCACTTCCCGTTCGAGGAGCATCTGGAAGGGATTTCCAACGTCTCCTATTGCTGGAAGGCGGATGGCAATTTTGCGCTTCTGAAGGTGCCCGGCCGCTGGCGCGTTTCGATCTATCCGCGCGAGGACCTGCCGATCGAGGAGCAGCTGACCGAAGAGGCCATCGAGGCGAGCCTGCAGGTCATCGTGCCGCGCAGCGAGCGGTATGAGGTGATCGAGAAGCGGCCGTACCGCGTCCACCAGCGCATCGTCCCGTCCTATGTTCACGGACGGGTCGTGCTGGCGGGCGATGCCGCCCATCTCAATTCACCCTCCGGCGGCATGGGGCTGAACGGCGGCATCCACGATGCCTTCGAGCTGGCCGCCGCGCTCACCGCGATCCTGCAGGACCACGCCCCCCTGGATCGCCTTGACCTTTATGATCGCCGCCGCAGGCCAATCGCCCGTGATCAGATTCTCGCCCAGGCCGACGCCAACCGGGCACGCATGCGAGAAAAGGACCCGGAAAAGCGCCGCGAGATCCTTGCGAACCTGCAGGCGATCACCCGGGATCCCGAGCGGCTCTACGCCCATGTCCTGAAGAGCTCCATGATCGACGGCCTGCGCTTGGCAGCCGCCATCCAGTGA
- a CDS encoding isochorismatase family cysteine hydrolase: MHNVSIPQSVVARVVARRGTAHPYANFDPNRTALVVIDMQNAFMMPEVAHALCANASAIVPNINRLAAALREAGGKVFWIKNTHDEACFTEWSVMYDLLLPAMRARRVAAMTEGSVGHELWAGLDVRPEDAIVRKSRYSAFIQGSSDLAERLRAQGLDTVLITGTVTNTCCESSARDAMMLNFKTIMVTDGNAAHTDEEHNASLTGFYLNFGDVMSTDELVAAMTARR, from the coding sequence ATGCATAACGTCAGCATTCCGCAGTCGGTCGTTGCACGCGTGGTGGCCCGCCGCGGCACGGCGCATCCCTATGCGAACTTCGATCCCAACCGCACGGCCCTTGTCGTCATTGACATGCAGAACGCCTTCATGATGCCGGAGGTCGCGCATGCGCTCTGCGCCAATGCGTCCGCCATCGTGCCGAACATCAACCGGCTGGCAGCGGCCCTGCGCGAGGCCGGCGGCAAGGTGTTCTGGATCAAGAACACCCACGACGAGGCCTGCTTCACCGAATGGTCCGTGATGTACGACCTTCTCCTGCCCGCCATGCGCGCCAGGCGGGTCGCGGCGATGACGGAGGGCTCGGTGGGGCATGAGCTGTGGGCCGGGCTCGATGTGCGGCCGGAGGACGCAATCGTCCGCAAATCGCGCTATTCCGCCTTCATCCAGGGCTCGTCCGATCTGGCGGAACGGCTGCGGGCGCAAGGGCTCGATACCGTGCTCATCACCGGCACCGTCACCAACACCTGCTGCGAGAGTTCCGCGCGGGATGCCATGATGCTTAATTTCAAGACCATCATGGTGACCGATGGCAATGCAGCCCACACCGATGAGGAACACAACGCCTCCCTCACCGGCTTCTACCTCAATTTCGGCGACGTCATGTCGACCGATGAGCTTGTGGCGGCGATGACAGCGCGTCGATAG
- the argH gene encoding argininosuccinate lyase has translation MSKTTDYRGFRTAGARLTEEPLAHLDFHRSSLLGESVHAIHAFDKAHALMLSEEGIVPRATGVAMLKAFRQMEGEGVEKARAEADGGMHSGEHYLTKTLGEDIGGRLHLGRSSGDLVEVARRITFRGHVQRMLAALSELRGTLLALARQHRETVMPGYTHGQHAQPTTFAHWLTMFEEVFARDTQRLLSFYGRVNRSPAGAAIMTGSDFPLNRHRISDLLGFDAPLSHTMDAILSHDLEMDYAGVLAVLAQNIGRLADDLFLWSTVEFAMVELPDRYCGTSSIMPQKKNPDGLEDIKGVAAQSLGIVATVMMAEKGPTGFPIMERRNSQAILWDLGRGLGVRLETLGPLMRDLKVRVERMRTLAGANWAQVTDLASALVRERAIDWRTSHQIVSVFVRQNIEAGVTPDKATSASLDRAAETLGIAAPKLPEAVFADAMDPAAFVRRRGIYGGPAPEAILREIGAAEARLDADAQAVSALAAQSDKAHAALEEAISAHLADWSVEASSSAG, from the coding sequence ATGAGCAAGACGACGGACTATCGCGGTTTCCGTACCGCAGGAGCCCGGTTGACCGAGGAGCCGCTCGCTCATCTCGATTTCCACCGTTCGAGCCTTCTGGGTGAATCCGTCCACGCCATCCATGCCTTCGACAAGGCCCACGCCCTGATGTTGAGCGAGGAAGGCATCGTGCCGCGCGCAACCGGCGTCGCGATGCTGAAGGCCTTTCGCCAGATGGAAGGGGAGGGCGTGGAGAAGGCCCGTGCCGAGGCCGATGGCGGCATGCATTCCGGCGAACACTATCTCACCAAGACGCTCGGCGAGGACATCGGCGGCCGGCTGCATCTCGGCCGCAGCTCCGGCGATCTCGTCGAAGTGGCGCGCCGCATCACCTTCCGCGGCCACGTCCAGCGCATGCTTGCTGCACTCTCCGAGCTGCGCGGCACGTTGCTGGCGCTGGCCCGCCAGCACCGCGAGACCGTGATGCCGGGCTACACGCACGGCCAGCACGCCCAGCCGACGACCTTCGCGCATTGGCTGACGATGTTCGAGGAGGTCTTCGCCCGTGACACCCAGCGGCTCCTGTCCTTCTACGGCAGGGTGAACCGCTCTCCGGCGGGCGCTGCGATCATGACCGGCAGCGATTTTCCGCTCAATCGCCATCGCATCTCGGATCTCCTCGGCTTCGACGCACCGCTGTCGCACACGATGGACGCCATCCTCAGCCACGACCTTGAGATGGATTATGCCGGCGTGCTCGCCGTGCTCGCGCAGAACATCGGGCGGCTGGCGGACGACCTCTTCCTCTGGTCGACCGTGGAATTCGCCATGGTGGAACTGCCGGACCGCTATTGCGGCACGAGCAGCATCATGCCGCAGAAGAAGAACCCCGACGGGCTCGAGGACATCAAGGGCGTCGCCGCCCAGTCTCTGGGCATTGTCGCGACCGTGATGATGGCAGAGAAGGGGCCGACGGGTTTCCCCATCATGGAGCGGCGCAACAGCCAGGCCATTCTCTGGGACCTCGGCCGCGGCCTCGGCGTGCGGCTGGAGACCTTGGGGCCGCTGATGCGCGACCTCAAGGTGCGCGTGGAGCGCATGCGGACGCTCGCAGGCGCCAATTGGGCGCAGGTCACGGATCTCGCCTCGGCGCTGGTGCGCGAGCGGGCGATCGACTGGCGGACCTCGCACCAGATCGTCAGCGTCTTCGTGCGCCAGAACATCGAGGCAGGCGTGACGCCGGACAAGGCAACGTCGGCCTCCCTCGACAGGGCCGCCGAGACGCTGGGGATCGCCGCGCCAAAACTGCCGGAAGCGGTCTTCGCCGACGCCATGGACCCGGCCGCCTTCGTGCGCCGCCGCGGCATCTACGGCGGGCCGGCGCCCGAGGCCATCCTGCGCGAAATCGGCGCGGCCGAGGCGCGGCTTGATGCTGACGCGCAGGCCGTGTCTGCGCTCGCAGCGCAGTCGGACAAGGCCCATGCGGCCCTGGAAGAGGCGATCTCGGCTCACCTTGCGGACTGGTCGGTTGAAGCGTCGTCAAGTGCCGGATGA
- a CDS encoding ABC transporter permease produces MDRFNRFLPGITIIAILAFWEWASIAWGIKEFILPAPSVIVRAAIENWRELIDNMWTTLGVLAAGYAVGVIFGVGLAIIMMLLPPVRSALYPLIVASQTIPKIAIAPLLILWFGVGVEPKIFIIALLAFFPVLINTVTGLEGTDKGHLELMHSVDARFWQVYRHVRLPSAVPHIFAGLKLALTVSVIGAVVGEWVVGNRGLGYLLLAYNASLSTAKLFAALALIVAISAILFYLITRLEKALSWRARLMK; encoded by the coding sequence ATGGACCGGTTCAACCGCTTCCTACCCGGAATAACGATCATTGCGATCCTCGCCTTCTGGGAATGGGCGAGCATCGCCTGGGGCATCAAGGAGTTCATCCTGCCTGCTCCTTCGGTGATCGTGCGCGCTGCCATCGAAAACTGGCGTGAGCTGATCGACAATATGTGGACTACGCTCGGCGTGCTGGCGGCCGGCTATGCCGTGGGCGTAATCTTCGGCGTCGGGCTCGCGATTATCATGATGCTCCTGCCGCCGGTTCGCAGCGCGCTCTATCCGCTGATCGTCGCCTCGCAGACGATCCCGAAGATCGCCATCGCGCCCTTGCTGATCCTGTGGTTCGGCGTCGGCGTCGAGCCGAAGATCTTCATCATCGCGCTGCTCGCCTTCTTTCCCGTTCTCATCAATACCGTGACGGGGCTCGAGGGCACGGACAAGGGTCATCTCGAACTGATGCATTCGGTCGATGCGCGCTTCTGGCAGGTCTACCGGCATGTGCGCCTGCCCTCGGCGGTGCCGCATATCTTCGCCGGGCTGAAGCTTGCCTTGACCGTCAGCGTGATCGGCGCCGTGGTCGGCGAATGGGTCGTGGGCAATCGCGGGCTCGGCTATTTGCTACTCGCCTACAACGCCTCGCTTTCGACCGCCAAGCTCTTCGCGGCGCTCGCCCTGATCGTCGCGATCAGCGCCATCCTGTTCTACCTCATCACGCGGCTGGAGAAGGCATTGTCCTGGCGCGCGCGCCTGATGAAGTGA
- a CDS encoding ABC transporter ATP-binding protein, whose protein sequence is MTAGQQSIVGKNLNLTYKGHGSGPVTALEDVSFTIENGQFISLIGPSGCGKTTLLKIFGDLLAPTSGTLTIDGEPPAKLRRGRLVGQMFQDATLLPWKTIGENIALLGDIAARPVSRQEVKDLAEMVGIGGFIDNYPHELSGGMRQRAALARAYALKPKILLMDEPFGALDELTRERMNDELVRIWSKNRLTVIFVTHSIAEAVYLSDRVFVMAPRPGRVVADIAIDMPRDRRAAERFGPELTRATETIHHHLVSNMR, encoded by the coding sequence ATGACTGCTGGACAGCAATCCATCGTCGGCAAGAACCTGAACCTGACCTACAAGGGCCACGGCAGCGGGCCAGTCACGGCGCTGGAGGATGTTTCCTTCACCATCGAGAACGGCCAGTTTATCTCGCTGATCGGCCCCTCGGGCTGCGGAAAGACTACGCTTCTGAAGATCTTCGGGGATCTGCTGGCCCCAACCTCTGGCACGCTCACCATCGACGGCGAGCCGCCGGCCAAGCTCCGGCGCGGCCGCCTCGTCGGGCAGATGTTCCAGGACGCGACGCTCCTGCCCTGGAAGACCATTGGCGAGAACATCGCATTGCTCGGGGATATCGCCGCAAGGCCGGTCTCGCGCCAGGAGGTCAAGGACCTCGCCGAGATGGTGGGCATCGGCGGCTTTATCGACAACTATCCGCATGAACTCTCCGGTGGCATGCGCCAGCGCGCGGCGCTCGCCCGTGCCTACGCGCTGAAGCCGAAGATCCTGCTGATGGACGAGCCGTTCGGCGCTTTGGACGAACTCACCCGCGAGCGCATGAATGACGAGCTCGTGCGCATCTGGTCGAAGAACCGCCTCACGGTGATCTTCGTGACGCATTCCATTGCCGAGGCCGTCTATCTCTCCGACCGGGTGTTCGTGATGGCGCCCCGGCCGGGACGTGTCGTCGCCGACATCGCCATCGACATGCCGCGCGACAGGCGGGCGGCGGAACGTTTCGGGCCGGAGCTCACCCGCGCGACCGAGACGATCCATCACCACCTCGTCAGCAACATGCGCTAG
- a CDS encoding PaaI family thioesterase: MTAGASKGAAEAVKPLSPAEVSGWLARSPFIAFLGLELHEMDVAAGTLTLRMALKPEFERSAGSTGRWHGGVVSAMIDTAGDVALIMLHGAAPPTINFRVDYLRPIVGEALTARATIRKSGRSIAFVDIDVFGPDGALVAIGRANYAMSGLPRPATEMAS; the protein is encoded by the coding sequence ATGACCGCCGGAGCAAGCAAGGGGGCGGCGGAAGCGGTCAAGCCGCTCTCGCCCGCCGAGGTGTCGGGCTGGCTCGCCCGTTCGCCCTTCATCGCCTTTCTCGGCCTTGAACTGCATGAGATGGACGTGGCTGCCGGCACCTTGACGCTCAGGATGGCGCTGAAGCCGGAATTCGAGCGCTCGGCTGGAAGCACAGGGCGCTGGCATGGCGGTGTCGTCTCGGCGATGATCGACACGGCGGGGGACGTTGCGCTCATCATGCTGCACGGGGCCGCGCCCCCGACCATCAATTTCCGCGTCGATTATCTCCGCCCCATCGTCGGCGAGGCGTTGACAGCGCGGGCGACGATCCGCAAGAGCGGGCGGAGCATAGCCTTCGTCGATATCGACGTGTTCGGCCCCGATGGCGCCCTCGTCGCCATCGGACGCGCCAACTATGCCATGAGCGGCTTGCCCCGCCCCGCCACGGAGATGGCTTCATGA
- a CDS encoding zinc-binding dehydrogenase, with translation MKAFYIKEHGGPEACVYDAHYPDPVVQPGGVVLRVRASTLNYHDIFTRRGMPGITLRLPVVPGLDVAGEIVEVGTGVDGWKVGDRVVIDPINRLSRGVVGETMDGGLAEYCAVPAHQLIRIPDNVDFDTAAVMPTAYATALRMMYTNGDVKSGEKVGILGASGGVGVCCVQLAKLAGCEVVAFASSADKLMRLKDLGADHVINYHETDFLEEVHKLYGKPSRRGPRATNGLDVIVNYTGGDTWVKSLQTLRVGGRLLTCGATAGFDPKEDIRYIWVFELKVLGSNAYMKEDIEGCLKLASDGKLKALIDEIFTLENAAEAFERVENRRVLGKVLIRP, from the coding sequence ATGAAGGCATTCTACATCAAGGAACACGGTGGCCCGGAGGCATGCGTGTATGACGCGCATTACCCGGATCCCGTCGTCCAGCCTGGCGGCGTCGTGCTGCGCGTGCGCGCTTCGACGCTGAACTACCACGACATCTTCACCCGCCGTGGCATGCCGGGCATCACGCTCCGCCTGCCGGTCGTGCCGGGTCTCGATGTGGCTGGCGAGATCGTCGAGGTGGGCACTGGCGTCGACGGCTGGAAGGTAGGGGATCGCGTGGTGATCGATCCCATCAACCGCCTGAGCCGGGGCGTTGTAGGCGAGACAATGGATGGTGGCCTCGCAGAATACTGCGCAGTGCCCGCGCATCAGCTCATCCGTATTCCCGACAATGTGGATTTCGACACCGCCGCCGTGATGCCGACCGCCTATGCGACGGCGCTGCGCATGATGTACACCAACGGTGACGTGAAGTCCGGCGAGAAGGTCGGCATTCTCGGCGCCAGCGGCGGTGTCGGCGTATGCTGCGTGCAACTCGCCAAGCTCGCCGGCTGCGAGGTGGTGGCATTCGCCTCGTCCGCCGACAAGCTGATGCGCCTCAAGGATCTCGGCGCCGACCACGTCATCAACTATCACGAGACGGATTTTCTGGAAGAAGTCCACAAGCTTTACGGGAAGCCGAGCCGGCGCGGGCCGCGCGCCACCAATGGCCTTGATGTCATCGTGAACTATACCGGTGGCGATACCTGGGTGAAATCCCTGCAGACCTTGCGGGTCGGCGGGCGTTTGCTCACCTGCGGCGCCACCGCGGGCTTCGATCCCAAGGAGGACATCCGCTATATCTGGGTTTTCGAGCTCAAGGTGCTCGGCTCGAATGCCTATATGAAGGAGGATATCGAGGGCTGTCTCAAGCTCGCCAGCGACGGCAAGCTGAAGGCTTTGATTGATGAGATCTTCACGCTCGAAAACGCGGCGGAAGCCTTCGAGCGCGTCGAGAACCGGCGCGTGCTCGGCAAAGTGTTGATCCGCCCATGA
- a CDS encoding class I adenylate-forming enzyme family protein codes for MVMFSNLGAALSTHVPAEQAAIIDLGSAEPRSYSYAELDALISAYARGFVRRGIGPGERIAIVAANSVHFIAIAFGALRAGITVVPVNYKLPPSLVAFILEDSDARLVFCDGPREPLVPAQYECIRMGDESESAVLTEFRDPGPFTAVEPGPQDIAMIIYTSGSSGVPKGVIFSHQGHLWALDHRTSANSPAGQRTIVAAPLYHQNGLASSQATLGSGGTVILLPSFEVESFVRAIAAYGVEMITAVPTMIAMLARRTDLIAELDFSKVKLVRVSSAPATPELMADIRRIFTSAKVVNGFGTTEAGPIFFGPHPDGLPQPDMSVGYAHPAVELRLVDDGKVRPDKGVLQIRSRAVMMGYLNKPELSAQSMTDDGFYITGDIFERDADGFYFFVSRADDMFVCGGENVFPGDVEAMLMQLPAVAEVCVVPVPDAIKGQKPVAFVVPKLGESVTEEEVKAFALANGPAYQHPRRVFIVPELPLASTNKVDRRALTERALALTS; via the coding sequence ATGGTGATGTTCAGCAATCTCGGCGCGGCCCTGTCGACCCATGTTCCGGCCGAGCAGGCCGCGATCATCGATCTCGGGTCCGCCGAGCCGCGCAGCTACAGCTATGCGGAGCTCGACGCGCTGATATCAGCTTATGCGCGCGGTTTTGTGCGGCGTGGCATCGGGCCCGGCGAGCGCATCGCCATCGTCGCCGCCAACAGTGTGCATTTCATCGCCATCGCTTTCGGAGCGCTCCGGGCCGGCATCACGGTCGTGCCGGTGAACTACAAGCTGCCGCCGTCTCTGGTGGCTTTCATTCTGGAGGACAGCGACGCCCGGTTGGTGTTCTGTGATGGGCCGCGCGAGCCGCTCGTCCCGGCGCAGTACGAATGCATTCGCATGGGTGATGAAAGCGAGAGCGCAGTCCTGACAGAATTCCGCGATCCCGGTCCCTTCACGGCTGTGGAACCGGGGCCGCAGGACATCGCCATGATCATCTACACGTCCGGTTCCTCCGGTGTGCCGAAGGGGGTGATCTTCTCCCACCAGGGGCATCTGTGGGCGCTCGATCACCGCACCAGCGCCAACAGCCCGGCCGGCCAGCGCACCATCGTCGCGGCGCCGCTCTATCACCAGAACGGTCTTGCCTCGTCGCAGGCGACGCTCGGCAGCGGTGGCACGGTGATCCTGCTGCCGAGCTTCGAGGTGGAATCCTTCGTGCGGGCAATCGCCGCCTATGGCGTCGAGATGATCACGGCCGTGCCGACCATGATCGCGATGCTCGCCCGCCGCACCGATCTCATCGCGGAGCTCGATTTTTCCAAGGTCAAGCTGGTGCGCGTCTCGTCCGCGCCGGCGACGCCGGAGCTGATGGCCGACATCAGGCGGATTTTCACCAGTGCCAAGGTGGTCAATGGCTTCGGCACGACCGAGGCGGGGCCGATCTTCTTCGGCCCGCACCCGGACGGCCTCCCTCAGCCCGACATGTCGGTCGGTTATGCGCATCCGGCGGTGGAACTGCGGCTCGTCGACGACGGCAAGGTGCGGCCGGACAAGGGTGTCCTGCAGATCCGCAGCCGTGCCGTCATGATGGGCTATCTGAACAAGCCCGAACTCTCCGCGCAGTCGATGACCGATGATGGCTTCTACATCACCGGCGATATCTTCGAGCGGGACGCCGACGGCTTCTATTTCTTCGTGAGCCGCGCCGATGACATGTTCGTCTGCGGTGGCGAGAATGTCTTTCCCGGTGATGTCGAGGCCATGCTGATGCAACTGCCCGCTGTTGCCGAGGTCTGCGTCGTGCCGGTGCCTGACGCGATCAAGGGACAGAAGCCGGTCGCCTTCGTCGTGCCGAAGCTCGGCGAAAGCGTGACCGAGGAAGAGGTGAAGGCTTTCGCGCTCGCCAACGGCCCAGCCTATCAGCATCCGCGGCGCGTCTTCATCGTGCCGGAACTCCCGCTCGCCTCGACCAACAAGGTCGACAGGCGAGCCCTGACGGAACGCGCGCTGGCGCTGACGTCATAA
- a CDS encoding amidohydrolase family protein: MSKPSKATDCLVIEGAEVYAPAALGTTSVVAAAGRTLWLGEDAARQVASLDGVTHMDARGLRLIPGLIDQHIHFVGGGDANGPLGRVEELTARQLLSAGTTTAVGLLGVDNETRDLRFLLRKAHELRAESVTAFIYTGGMPLPAQHLLDSICADVSFIDQVIGAKSAVAERLHPNRDWNALADLAGQVMRARAMSGKRAVLHCHVGSLDEALAPLVRLVDELQMPIDQIIPTHVNRTRDFSPVFEEAIAFALRGGTIDMTCCVSRLDGNPTGVDVPDAIRICLERGVALAQITVSTDGNIPAAVRDADGRLTGYRTVPPSVLFRDLMRLVHELGLPLDQALQPMTTNVARVLGLDARKGQVAPGFDADYVLIDQNDAVHTVIAGGAVVFQK; this comes from the coding sequence GTGTCAAAACCGTCGAAGGCGACTGACTGCCTGGTGATCGAAGGCGCGGAGGTCTATGCGCCGGCCGCGCTGGGTACGACGTCCGTCGTTGCTGCTGCCGGCCGGACTCTCTGGCTCGGCGAGGACGCAGCGCGGCAGGTTGCAAGCCTTGACGGCGTTACGCACATGGATGCGCGCGGGCTCCGGCTCATTCCGGGGCTCATCGACCAGCACATACACTTCGTCGGCGGCGGCGATGCCAACGGGCCTCTCGGGCGCGTCGAGGAACTGACGGCGCGACAGCTACTCTCCGCTGGCACCACGACGGCGGTCGGCCTGCTCGGCGTTGACAATGAAACCCGCGATTTACGGTTTTTGCTTCGCAAAGCGCATGAACTGCGCGCCGAGAGCGTGACGGCCTTTATCTATACCGGGGGCATGCCGCTGCCCGCCCAGCATCTTCTCGACAGCATCTGCGCCGATGTGTCCTTCATCGATCAGGTGATCGGCGCCAAAAGCGCGGTCGCGGAGCGCCTGCATCCCAACCGCGACTGGAATGCGCTGGCCGACCTCGCGGGCCAGGTGATGCGGGCGCGGGCCATGTCCGGCAAGCGGGCGGTGCTCCACTGCCATGTCGGCTCGCTCGATGAGGCGCTGGCACCTCTCGTCCGGCTCGTGGACGAGCTGCAGATGCCGATCGACCAGATCATCCCGACGCATGTCAACCGCACGCGGGATTTCTCTCCGGTCTTCGAGGAAGCGATCGCCTTCGCCTTGCGCGGCGGCACCATCGACATGACCTGCTGCGTCTCCAGGCTGGATGGAAACCCGACGGGCGTCGATGTTCCCGACGCCATCCGCATCTGTCTGGAGCGAGGCGTTGCGCTGGCGCAAATCACGGTCTCCACCGACGGAAACATCCCGGCCGCGGTGCGGGATGCCGATGGCAGGCTCACCGGCTACCGCACGGTGCCGCCGAGCGTGCTCTTCCGGGATCTGATGCGGCTGGTGCATGAACTCGGCCTGCCCCTCGATCAGGCTCTGCAGCCCATGACGACCAATGTTGCGCGCGTGCTCGGGCTCGATGCGCGCAAGGGCCAGGTGGCCCCCGGGTTCGACGCGGACTACGTGCTCATCGACCAGAACGATGCGGTCCATACGGTGATCGCCGGCGGCGCCGTGGTCTTCCAGAAGTAA
- a CDS encoding ABC transporter substrate-binding protein: protein MKFPRFLSLCLALGLSVSAASVALAQTKTPTPVKISMHFNVPQLSWYGLYWADEKGYYKDAGLDVSFQYLRGSPLAVQATGAAQSELGIAAADSALAGGIQGLPIKVIANHLQKDATGVIVDKAKGPVTSFKDLGGKTIVTSDSTTLATLLRAALKRSDMTDKVKVLSVDPQTVCTLMLAERADGCTGFEFAHALQVKAKGVEPLFLPFNTDEYPILGHVIMANSDFLAKNPDAVKAFLAATARGYAEASADIPATVAMMGRIDPTQPKETLPQAIKIIADLTESPRSKEHGWGWMDDTSWNNLYSGLADGGVLKPGYKVSDLYTNDYLPAKK, encoded by the coding sequence ATGAAGTTCCCGCGTTTCCTGTCCCTGTGTCTTGCGCTTGGCCTGTCCGTGTCGGCCGCGTCAGTCGCTCTGGCGCAGACCAAGACCCCGACGCCCGTCAAGATCTCGATGCATTTCAACGTGCCGCAGCTGTCCTGGTACGGCTTGTACTGGGCGGACGAGAAGGGCTACTACAAGGATGCGGGGCTCGACGTGAGTTTCCAGTATCTGCGCGGGTCGCCGCTTGCCGTGCAGGCGACCGGCGCGGCGCAGTCCGAACTCGGGATCGCGGCGGCCGACTCGGCCCTGGCCGGCGGCATTCAGGGCTTGCCCATCAAGGTCATCGCCAATCATCTCCAGAAGGACGCGACCGGCGTCATCGTCGACAAGGCCAAGGGACCGGTCACGAGCTTCAAGGATCTCGGCGGCAAGACAATCGTGACGTCGGATTCGACGACGCTCGCCACCTTGCTTCGCGCTGCCTTGAAGCGCAGCGACATGACCGACAAGGTCAAGGTGCTCTCGGTCGATCCCCAGACGGTCTGCACCCTGATGCTCGCCGAACGGGCCGACGGCTGCACGGGCTTCGAGTTCGCCCATGCGCTGCAGGTCAAGGCGAAAGGCGTCGAGCCGCTGTTCCTACCGTTCAACACGGATGAATATCCGATCCTTGGTCATGTCATCATGGCCAACAGCGACTTCCTCGCCAAGAACCCCGACGCCGTGAAGGCCTTCCTGGCGGCAACCGCCCGGGGCTACGCCGAGGCATCCGCCGACATCCCGGCCACCGTGGCGATGATGGGCCGTATCGATCCGACGCAGCCCAAGGAAACGCTGCCGCAGGCTATCAAGATCATCGCCGATCTGACGGAGAGCCCGCGTTCGAAAGAACACGGCTGGGGCTGGATGGACGATACGTCCTGGAACAATCTCTACAGCGGCCTTGCGGACGGCGGCGTCTTGAAGCCTGGCTATAAGGTGTCGGATCTCTATACGAACGACTATCTGCCGGCCAAGAAATAG